One window of the Trifolium pratense cultivar HEN17-A07 linkage group LG2, ARS_RC_1.1, whole genome shotgun sequence genome contains the following:
- the LOC123906214 gene encoding non-specific lipid-transfer protein-like, whose product MANMKVACVVLLVCIVIAPMAEAGISCGTVNSALAQCIPYLKGGPSPSPACCAGVKRLNSAAVTTPDRQAACNCLKNAAGAISGLNTNNAGALPGKCGVSIPYKISTSTNCATIKA is encoded by the exons ATGGCAAACATGAAGGTAGCATGTGTTGTTTTGTTGGTTTGCATAGTAATTGCACCTATGGCAGAAGCTGGAATCTCATGTGGAACTGTAAATAGTGCTCTTGCTCAATGCATTCCTTACCTTAAAGGTGGTCCTAGTCCTTCTCCAGCCTGTTGTGCTGGAGTCAAGAGACTCAACTCCGCCGCCGTTACCACACCTGATCGTCAGGCTGCCTGCAACTGCTTGAAAAATGCTGCTGGTGCTATTTCTGGTTTGAATACTAACAACGCCGGTGCTCTTCCCGGCAAATGTGGTGTTAGTATTCCATACAAGATCAGTACCTCCACCAACTGTGCTAC CATCAAGGCTTGA